A genomic stretch from Desulfatiglans sp. includes:
- a CDS encoding GTPase Era, whose protein sequence is MKDNSFKSGFAAIIGAPNVGKSTLLNRVLGEKLAIVSPKPQTTRNRILGVYHGDNFQICFMDTPGIHSTRTVLHKSMVSSALEAVSEVDILLFVIDITYPFDEGAEIILKEIKKREVPALLVINKIDRTLPEKILPVIEKYSGLFPFVSIIPVSALAGEGVGSLIEEIRKNLPKGPEYFPKDMISDQPDTFLAAEIIREKIFLNTKREIPYSSAVTITSMSENPEKRVFSIHARIHVETESQKGIIVGKGGAMIKKIGEAARHELERLFGIHIFLELQAKVDKNWTKDTKALKKLGY, encoded by the coding sequence ATGAAAGATAACAGCTTTAAATCCGGGTTTGCCGCAATTATAGGCGCCCCCAATGTTGGTAAATCCACCCTCCTTAACAGGGTGCTTGGCGAGAAACTGGCTATTGTAAGCCCAAAGCCCCAGACCACAAGAAACCGTATCCTGGGGGTATATCACGGCGACAATTTTCAGATATGCTTTATGGACACCCCGGGTATTCACAGCACAAGAACCGTACTCCATAAAAGCATGGTTTCCTCTGCTCTGGAGGCAGTCAGCGAGGTCGATATACTTCTCTTTGTAATTGATATTACATACCCATTTGATGAAGGGGCCGAGATCATCCTGAAAGAGATCAAAAAAAGGGAGGTACCCGCATTACTTGTGATCAATAAGATCGACAGGACTCTCCCTGAAAAGATACTCCCTGTTATTGAAAAATATTCAGGGCTTTTTCCATTTGTGTCCATAATCCCTGTTTCTGCCCTGGCAGGTGAAGGGGTTGGCAGCCTGATAGAAGAGATCAGGAAAAACCTCCCTAAGGGACCTGAGTATTTCCCAAAGGATATGATATCTGATCAGCCTGATACCTTTCTGGCTGCCGAAATTATCAGAGAGAAGATATTTTTAAATACAAAACGAGAGATACCTTATTCATCAGCAGTAACCATAACCTCCATGTCAGAAAACCCTGAAAAAAGAGTGTTCTCCATCCATGCGAGGATACATGTTGAAACCGAGTCACAAAAAGGGATAATTGTCGGTAAAGGCGGGGCCATGATAAAAAAGATCGGGGAGGCAGCAAGGCACGAGCTGGAAAGACTGTTCGGAATACACATATTTCTTGAGCTTCAGGCAAAGGTTGATAAAAACTGGACAAAAGACACAAAGGCATTAAAAAAACTTGGTTATTAG
- a CDS encoding radical SAM protein yields the protein MSGKKRRDLIIPVFIPFLGCPHKCIFCRQDRITGQTNSHIRAEGVTVLIEQAIRSPKYTTAGSREVAFYGGTFTSLGMEYMSELLGAVQHYIKHNEIDSIRISTRPDEIDERRLELIRSYGVTTVELGVQSMNDEVLRKSGRGHTSEHTVNAISLLKRHGFKTGVQLLPGLPGDSYDIFQATIESVIALAPDMARIYPAIVIKDTGLAELYIRGRYNPLSLDEAVRICSVSCMRLEANGINVIRIGLMSTPSLLEEGEILAGPWHDAFGFLVRADIYLKKVISYLPVQGSASEIGIRMPEREIPLLRGYENSGVKKIEETCAAEIRYIRPDNHILPGRIEVDILG from the coding sequence TTGTCTGGCAAAAAAAGAAGAGATCTGATCATACCTGTTTTTATACCCTTTTTGGGCTGCCCGCATAAATGTATTTTCTGTCGGCAGGACAGGATAACAGGGCAGACTAACAGCCATATCCGGGCAGAGGGTGTAACCGTGCTGATTGAACAGGCCATAAGGTCACCAAAGTATACAACTGCGGGATCAAGAGAGGTGGCCTTTTATGGAGGCACATTCACCAGTCTGGGAATGGAGTATATGTCAGAGCTTCTCGGTGCAGTTCAACACTACATCAAACATAATGAGATTGATTCTATCCGCATCTCCACAAGACCTGATGAGATAGATGAAAGACGGCTTGAACTTATCAGATCATATGGCGTTACTACTGTTGAACTGGGTGTGCAGTCAATGAATGATGAGGTTCTGCGAAAATCCGGCAGAGGTCATACATCTGAACATACTGTTAATGCTATATCACTCTTAAAAAGGCATGGTTTTAAGACCGGGGTACAGCTACTGCCCGGGCTTCCCGGTGATTCATATGATATCTTCCAGGCAACAATAGAAAGCGTAATAGCGCTTGCCCCTGACATGGCAAGGATATACCCTGCCATTGTTATAAAAGACACTGGCCTTGCAGAATTGTACATCAGAGGCAGGTACAACCCCCTCTCCCTTGATGAGGCGGTCAGGATATGCTCCGTCAGCTGTATGCGTCTAGAGGCAAACGGCATAAACGTGATACGCATTGGGCTTATGTCCACGCCATCGCTCCTTGAGGAGGGTGAGATACTGGCCGGCCCGTGGCATGATGCCTTTGGTTTTCTGGTAAGGGCAGATATTTATCTGAAAAAGGTGATATCATATCTGCCTGTTCAGGGAAGTGCTTCAGAAATAGGCATCAGGATGCCTGAAAGGGAGATACCTCTTTTAAGGGGTTATGAAAACAGCGGGGTAAAAAAAATAGAAGAAACATGCGCGGCAGAGATACGATATATCAGGCCGGATAACCATATACTGCCAGGAAGAATTGAGGTAGATATTTTAGGATAG
- the rnc gene encoding ribonuclease III, which translates to MKNIENLYRKLDYYFTRTDLISEALRHSSYVNEYRELRLKDNERLEFLGDAVLDLAISHILMEKFSDLREGDLSKYRAAIVNESGLCRVARFLELGKYIFLGKGEEITNGREKPSILANTMESVLGALYMDAGFEKTLAIITVLFMPVIDNIKSKKSDNDYKSMLQEYTQEQLKTLPEYILTDENGLPHNKTFRVAVKIGEAAFAEGIGKSKKEAEQNAAREAFYCLAKKEEI; encoded by the coding sequence ATGAAAAATATTGAGAACCTCTATAGAAAACTGGATTACTACTTCACAAGAACTGACCTCATTTCTGAGGCGCTCAGGCACTCATCATATGTCAATGAATACAGGGAACTCCGGCTAAAAGACAATGAAAGGCTTGAATTCTTGGGTGACGCGGTGCTTGATCTGGCAATAAGCCATATATTAATGGAAAAGTTTTCCGATCTCAGAGAAGGGGACCTCTCCAAATACAGGGCAGCAATTGTTAATGAAAGCGGGCTATGCAGGGTAGCCAGGTTTCTGGAACTTGGGAAATACATCTTTCTCGGTAAGGGTGAGGAGATTACCAACGGCCGTGAAAAGCCTTCAATCCTTGCCAATACCATGGAGTCTGTGCTCGGGGCGCTTTACATGGATGCAGGATTTGAAAAAACCCTTGCAATAATTACTGTGCTTTTTATGCCTGTTATTGACAATATCAAATCAAAGAAATCAGATAACGATTATAAGAGCATGCTTCAGGAATATACACAGGAACAACTAAAAACCCTGCCTGAATATATACTTACTGATGAAAACGGCCTGCCGCACAATAAGACCTTCAGGGTTGCGGTAAAAATAGGTGAAGCGGCTTTTGCTGAAGGCATTGGCAAAAGCAAAAAAGAGGCGGAACAGAACGCCGCGAGGGAAGCTTTTTATTGTCTGGCAAAAAAAGAAGAGATCTGA
- the pyrR gene encoding bifunctional pyr operon transcriptional regulator/uracil phosphoribosyltransferase PyrR — MEIKATGKKIIFQKRDIEAALKRIASEILDNDRENADEIVLVGIRTGGAFLAKRLQSILNDLTGKKFPTGILDISLYRDDWTRIGPSPKIGKTEINFSIDKKILILIDDVLFTGRTIRAAMDALIDLGRPRRIELVALVDRGKRYRELPIQANYVGGVWNIEPDETINVYLEEAGFDDHVAIEAKGGAV; from the coding sequence ATGGAAATAAAAGCCACTGGTAAAAAGATCATTTTTCAGAAAAGGGATATAGAAGCGGCACTTAAACGTATTGCCTCTGAGATCTTAGATAATGACAGGGAAAATGCTGATGAGATTGTACTTGTTGGCATCAGGACAGGAGGGGCATTTTTAGCAAAAAGGCTGCAATCAATTCTAAATGATCTGACCGGAAAGAAATTTCCAACAGGGATACTCGATATTTCGCTCTACAGGGATGACTGGACCAGGATTGGCCCTTCACCAAAGATAGGTAAGACAGAGATAAATTTTTCTATTGATAAAAAAATCCTGATCCTAATAGATGATGTCCTATTTACCGGGAGAACCATAAGAGCTGCAATGGATGCCCTCATAGACCTTGGCAGACCCAGGAGGATAGAGCTTGTTGCCCTTGTTGACAGGGGAAAAAGATACAGGGAGCTGCCCATTCAGGCCAATTATGTGGGCGGGGTCTGGAACATAGAACCAGATGAAACCATTAATGTATACCTTGAAGAGGCAGGGTTTGATGATCATGTGGCCATAGAGGCAAAAGGGGGCGCCGTGTAG
- a CDS encoding YjbQ family protein, whose product MPVKIVIKSRSRSEMIDITHYVQDEISRSGIKEGACIIYVPHTTAGITINEGADPSVCDDIISKLTRLVPKNENYMHSEGNSDSHIKASLIGSSVTVIIEHNSLVLGTWQKIFFCEFDGPRSRSVYIKILKDD is encoded by the coding sequence GTGCCTGTAAAGATTGTGATAAAAAGCAGATCAAGGTCAGAGATGATCGATATTACCCATTATGTACAGGATGAAATATCACGATCCGGCATTAAAGAGGGTGCATGCATTATATATGTACCCCACACAACCGCAGGAATAACGATTAATGAGGGAGCAGACCCTTCGGTATGCGATGATATCATCAGTAAACTTACAAGGCTTGTCCCGAAAAATGAAAACTATATGCACAGTGAGGGAAACTCGGACAGCCATATAAAAGCATCGCTGATAGGCAGTTCAGTTACAGTAATCATCGAACATAACAGCCTTGTTCTGGGTACATGGCAGAAGATATTTTTCTGTGAGTTTGATGGGCCAAGGTCGAGGAGTGTTTATATAAAAATCCTGAAAGATGATTAA